The DNA window TCGCTTCCTGCTCGGCCTCGCCGAGGCCGGCCTGTTTCCAGGCGTGATCCTCTATCTGACATATTGGTTCCCGGCACGCGCACGCTCGCGGATGATCGCGCTGTTCCTTGCTGCGGCTCCGTTGTCGACTCTGATCGGCGCGCCGCTCTCCGGCTACGTTCTCGGGCTCGACGGCGCTCTCGCCCTGCGCGGCTGGCAGTGGATGTTCATCCTGGAAGGCGTGCCGACCGTACTGGTGGGCATCTACATTCTCTTCATGCTTCCGGACCGTCCCGAACACGTTGACTGGCTCGCCCGCGATGAGCGCGATTGGCTGACCGGCGAACTTGCGACGGAAAACGCGCAGCGCGCCGAGGCGCGTATCCACGGGGTTGGTCAGGCTCTCGGCAATCCACGCGTGCTGGCTTACTGCCTTTGGTATCTGCTGGTGGTGACGGGTCTTTACGGAATTGGATTCTGGATGCCGCAAGTCGTGCGCGCGCTGGGCTATTCGGTGAGCCAAGTGGGCTGGCTTGTCGCAATCCCATCGATCGCGACTGCTGTACTAATGATTCCGTGGTCGATTCACTCCGACCGGACCGGTGAGCGTCTCTGGCACACGATCCTACCATCGCTGCTCGCCGTCGCGGGATTGCTTCTGGCCGCGCAGGCCGGCAATCCGATCGTCGTTATGATCGGCTTCACTCTTGCTTCGATCGGGGTGTTTTCGGCTATTCCGCCGTTTTGGGCTCTTCCGGTTTCGAACCTGTCGGGCAGCGCGGCGGCCGCGGGGATCGCGATCATCGGAGCGGTCGGCAATCTCGGCGGATATTTTGGGCCACTCGCCTTGGGCATGATCAAGGACGCGACCGGCGGCTTCTCGATCGGGCTGATGTTGTTGGCTGGCTCGGTCGCGTTGTCATGTCCACTGGTCTGGATGCTGGAGCGCGCGCAAGTGCGACGCACCGTCCTTCAGCAACCCGGCATCGGTTGATCATGAACATCGTGCGGCACCTGGTACGTCGGTCGAATTCCTTGAGCCCGCCGAAAACAATCTGCCGCACTCCCCCGTTGGTACCACGC is part of the Bradyrhizobium erythrophlei genome and encodes:
- a CDS encoding MFS transporter codes for the protein MNETIGRQTVSKVAWRLLPIIILMYFLSYLDRVNVSFAALTMNKDLAFTATVYGWGAGLFFVGYFLGEVPSNLALERFGARIWLARIMITWGAVSAAMALVSGPWSFYLIRFLLGLAEAGLFPGVILYLTYWFPARARSRMIALFLAAAPLSTLIGAPLSGYVLGLDGALALRGWQWMFILEGVPTVLVGIYILFMLPDRPEHVDWLARDERDWLTGELATENAQRAEARIHGVGQALGNPRVLAYCLWYLLVVTGLYGIGFWMPQVVRALGYSVSQVGWLVAIPSIATAVLMIPWSIHSDRTGERLWHTILPSLLAVAGLLLAAQAGNPIVVMIGFTLASIGVFSAIPPFWALPVSNLSGSAAAAGIAIIGAVGNLGGYFGPLALGMIKDATGGFSIGLMLLAGSVALSCPLVWMLERAQVRRTVLQQPGIG